A genome region from Leguminivora glycinivorella isolate SPB_JAAS2020 chromosome 13, LegGlyc_1.1, whole genome shotgun sequence includes the following:
- the LOC125232931 gene encoding cysteine-rich DPF motif domain-containing protein 1, with the protein MIYQKTMGDSKPKEEPILYEFSCSSCDLAETADYKGTSPPFSRNIDLKYPSYVMKDPFSPPGKGEILVLGADCVKCGKPVCVSKDCSMFYLKMYCLDCAQTSAEEFPIEIKTKITQIKRK; encoded by the exons ATGATTTATCAG AAAACTATGGGAGACTCCAAACCAAAAGAAGAACCTATTTTGTATGAATTTTCTTGTTCATCATGTGACTTAGCCGAGACAGCCGACTATAAAGGAACAAGTCCTCCATTCTCACGGAACATAGACCTCAAGTACCCGAGCTATGTGATGAAGGACCCGTTCAGCCCTCCGGGCAAGGGCGAGATATTGGTTCTGGGAGCAGACTGTGTGAAGTGTGGCAAGCCAGTGTGCGTCAGCAAGGACTGCAGCATGTTCTACTTGAAGATGTACTGCCTGGACTGTGCACAGACCTCAGCTGAGGAGTTTCCTAtagaaataaaaactaaaataacacaaataaaaagaaaataa
- the LOC125232930 gene encoding putative transferase CAF17 homolog, mitochondrial encodes MIYQVNSIFRKPHALRHLIRYLHSEQPSSVLYPLPKRKILKVAGDDASRFLHGLITNDMEHLSGATSMYAMFLNNKGRVLFDTLIYKWQNQHSFMLECDENVLAQLKKHLKIYKLRSAVQIEDLSQDLRVWALLPSPDLIPDCKSFTENQINIYKDPRLADLGYRVVSTALLNGSQVAKQINENIEVESSEEGYQYLRYKLGVSEGCHDLPPGTCFPLEANCDYLHGVSFHKGCYIGQELTARVHHTGVVRKRIMPLKITNLGNDEIETNTIIRAEGKPTSNLGKFKSYIKDYGLGLVRIKEALDAKVLIVDKSTMEAFKPAWWPVEAPKEKATTLKTEE; translated from the coding sequence ATGATTTATCAGGTAAATAGTATTTTTCGTAAGCCTCATGCATTAAGACACTTAATTCGCTACTTGCACAGCGAACAACCTTCCAGCGTTTTATATCCCCTGCCAAAAAGGAAGATATTAAAAGTGGCAGGCGATGATGCAAGCCGATTCCTGCACGGCCTCATCACCAACGACATGGAACACTTGTCTGGCGCGACGTCTATGTATGCTATGTTTTTGAACAACAAAGGCAGAGTATTGTTTGATACTCTGATATACAAGTGGCAAAACCAGCACTCGTTTATGCTCGAGTGCGATGAAAACGTTCTCGCGCAGCTCAAAAAACACCTCAAGATCTACAAGCTTAGAAGTGCTGTTCAAATAGAAGATTTAAGTCAAGATCTCAGAGTTTGGGCATTATTGCCATCACCCGACCTAATCCCAGATTGCAAGTCATTCACTGAAAACCAAATTAATATTTACAAAGATCCGCGTCTAGCAGACTTAGGATACAGAGTTGTATCCACAGCATTACTAAATGGAAGTCAAGTAGCAAAGCAAATCAATGAGAATATAGAAGTTGAGAGCTCAGAGGAAGGTTACCAATACTTGCGATATAAATTAGGAGTGAGTGAAGGGTGTCATGACCTTCCGCCGGGCACTTGTTTCCCCCTGGAAGCCAACTGTGACTATTTACATGGAGTTAGTTTCCACAAGGGCTGTTACATAGGGCAGGAACTCACTGCCCGAGTTCATCACACAGGAGTAGTTCGGAAGAGAATAATGCCACTAAAAATTACTAACCTAGGAAATGATGAAATAGAAACAAATACTATTATAAGAGCTGAAGGCAAACCTACATCAAATTTAGGCAAATTTAAGAGTTATATTAAAGATTATGGTTTAGGGTTGGTGAGAATCAAAGAAGCACTAGATGCTAAAGTACTAATAGTAGACAAGAGTACCATGGAAGCTTTCAAACCTGCCTGGTGGCCTGTTGAAGCACCTAAAGAAAAAGCTACAACTTTGAAAACTGAAGAATAA
- the LOC125232818 gene encoding uncharacterized protein LOC125232818, whose amino-acid sequence MAILIHDYYELEERAGKHLRAWKAWHIIIYALAAVFGILNYVFLHKTMSVVDDHCVLRAPQVVLTPVLVYHPRPEAAAGNDTEVTRPTTVPVTTDTSRSNGRTEIEEAIAKNASLEERLALDLMKTFFGSRSDCEFPEYMPIVSTVFALVWTTLFVMCPGGGHARFGLTQPWRILAPALVFTLVLVGLTASSFTHTNRGLREFCSAFYNYTNATTCSSVNVYMERSWNASWQFGARAEATRAASAGVWVSWACAATLLVVRCLTAPDFQLKKTGVYLTKDPEQKITPHLLKSRRRGGKSPSPSKSVRSEPTATTELVTNLEPDSAPTSRLGTPLPPGEKDSSV is encoded by the exons ATGGCGATCCTGATTCACGACTACTACGAGCTAGAGGAGCGGGCGGGCAAGCACCTCCGAGCGTGGAAAG CATGGCACATAATAATCTACGCGCTAGCAGCCGTATTCGGCATCCTGAACTACGTGTTCCTCCACAAGACGATGTCCGTCGTGGACGACCACTGCGTGCTGCGCGCGCCGCAGGTCGTGCTGACTCCTGTCCTCGTCTACCACCCACGCCCGGAGGCGGCGGCGGGTAATGACACTGAAGTTACCCGACCTACTACCGTCCCTGTTACGACAGATACGTCCAGAAGTAATGGACGCACAGAAATAGAGGAAGCTATTGCAAAGAATG CATCCTTAGAAGAGCGGCTGGCTCTGGATCTGATGAAGACGTTCTTCGGTTCGCGGTCGGACTGCGAGTTCCCCGAGTACATGCCGATCGTCTCCACCGTGTTCGCGCTCGTGTGGACGACCCTGTTCGTCATGTGTCCCGGTGGGGGCCACGCGCGCTTCGG GCTCACGCAGCCGTGGCGCATCCTGGCCCCAGCGTTGGTGTTCACGCTGGTGCTGGTGGGGCTCACCGCCAGCAGCTTCACGCACACCAACCGCGGCTTGAGGGAGTTCTGCTCTGCGTTCTACAACTACACCAACGCTACCAC TTGCTCATCAGTGAACGTGTACATGGAGCGGTCGTGGAATGCGAGCTGGCAGTTCGGGGCGCGCGCGGAGGCCACGCGCGCCGCCAGCGCCGGCGTGTGGGTGAGCTGGGCGTGCGCCGCCACGCTGCTCGTCGTGCGCTGTCTCACGGCGCCCGACTTTCAGCTCAAGAAGACTGGGGTTTATCTGACGAAAGACCCTGAGCAG AAAATCACACCCCACTTGTTGAAATCCCGACGGCGCGGAGGAAAGTCGCCGTCGCCCAGCAAGTCAGTCCGCTCCGAGCCCACAGCCACCACGGAACTGGTGACCAACCTGGAGCCGGACTCCGCCCCCACCTCGCGGCTCGGCACGCCCCTGCCGCCCGGCGAGAAGGACTCCAGCGTCTGA